One Clupea harengus chromosome 11, Ch_v2.0.2, whole genome shotgun sequence DNA window includes the following coding sequences:
- the rps9 gene encoding 40S ribosomal protein S9: MPVARSWVCRKTYVTPRRPFEKSRLDQELKLIGEYGLRNKREVWRVKFTLAKIRKAARELLTLDEKDAKRLFEGNALLRRLVRIGVLDEGKMKLDYILGLKVEDFLERRLQTQVFKLGLAKSIHHARVLIRQRHIRVRKQVVNIPSFVVRLDSQKHIDFSLRSPYGGGRPGRVKRKNAKKGQAGAGGADDEEED, translated from the exons ATGCCCGTTGCCAGGAGTTGGGTTTGTCGCAAGACATACGTTACTCCCCGCCGTCCCTTCGAGAAGTCCCGTCTCGACCAGGAGTTGAAACTCATTG GTGAGTATGGACTGAGGAACAAGAGAGAAGTGTGGAGGGTTAAGTTTACTCTTGCCAAGATCCGCAAAGCCGCCAGAGAGCTGCTCACCCTGGATGAGAAGGATGCCAAGCGTCTCTTTGAAG GCAACGCCCTGCTCAGGCGTCTGGTGAGAATCGGTGTGCTGGATGAGGGCAAGATGAAGCTGGATTACATCCTCGGCCTGAAGGTTGAGGACTTCTTGGAGAGGAGGCTGCAGACCCAGGTGTTCAAGCTGGGGCTTGCCAAGAGCATCCACCATGCCCGCGTGCTGATCCGCCAGAGGCACATCCG TGTGCGCAAGCAGGTGGTGAACATCCCATCCTTTGTGGTGAGACTGGACAGCCAGAAGCACATTGACTTCTCCCTGCGCTCTCCATATGGCGGTGGACGTCCCGGCCGTGTGAAGAGAAAGAACGCCAAGAAGGGccaggctggagctggaggagctgatgatgaagaggaggactAA